Proteins found in one Amphiprion ocellaris isolate individual 3 ecotype Okinawa chromosome 22, ASM2253959v1, whole genome shotgun sequence genomic segment:
- the tm9sf1 gene encoding transmembrane 9 superfamily member 1 codes for MVLHCVLILSLFSGWAVGYKQGDNVTLYVNKVGPYHNPQETYHYYTLPVCRPEKVHHKSLSLGEVLDGDRMAESLYHIRFRENVEKKILCHLTLSEKQVDELREAIEELYYFEFVLDDIPIWGFVGYIEESGFLPHSHKVALWTHLDFNIEYNGNSVIFANVSVKDIKPVPLEDGAGVAVGGVGVGGGSLTVTHTYSVHWFESTLTHARRAERLRDYSFFPKTLEIHWLSIINSLVLVVLLLGFVIIILMRVLKNDFARYNMEEEGGCDDLDQGDNGWKIIHTDVFRFPPFKSLMCAVLGVGAQFLTLATGIIVMALLGMFNVHRHGAINSAAIVLYALTSCVSGYVSCSFYTQINGQRWVWNIILTSSLFSAPLFLTWSVVNSIHWWSGSTQALPATTVLLLLGAWVLVGFPLTVIGGIVGKNRAGNFQAPCRTRNIARQIPAQPWYKHTVVHMAIGGFLPFSAISVELYYIFATVWGREQYTLYGILLCVFAILLSVGACISVALTYFLLSGEDYRWWWRSVLSTGSTGLFIFVYSVFYYRNRSSMSGLVQSTEFFGYSLLTALVFSLMLGSVSFWASLAFIRYIYRSLKMD; via the exons ATGGTGCTGCACTGTGTCTTGATCCTAAGCCTGTTCTCAGGCTGGGCAGTGGGCTACAAGCAAGGAGACAACGTGACTCTTTATGTCAACAAAGTGGGCCCTTATCATAACCCCCAGGAGACATATCACTACTACACTTTGCCTGTTTGCAGGCCGGAGAAG GTTCACCACAAATCCTTGAGTCTGGGAGAAGTGCTGGATGGTGACAGAATGGCGGAGTCTTTATATCACATCCGCTTTagagaaaatgtggagaaaaaaattctTTGTCACCTCACTCTGTCAGAGAAACAG GTTGATGAGCTTCGCGAGGCCATCGAGGAGCTGTACTACTTTGAGTTTGTCCTGGATGATATTCCAATCTGGGGGTTTGTAGGGTACATAGAGGAGAGTGGCTTCCTGCCGCACAGCCATAAG GTGGCTTTGTGGACTCATCTAGATTTCAATATCGAGTACAACGGCAACTCTGTGATCTTCGCCAATGTCTCAGTGAAGGACATCAAGCCCGTTCCCCTGGAGGACGGGGCGGGAGTGGCAGTGGGTGGTGTCGGGGTGGGCGGAGGCAGCCTGACTGTCACCCACACCTACAGCGTGCACTGGTTTGAGTCCACTCTCACTCACGCCCGGAGAGCTGAGCGCCTCCGAGACTACTCGTTCTTCCCCAAAACTCTGGAAATCCACTGGCTGTCTATCATTAACTCACTCGTCCTGGTCGTGCTGCTCCTGGGCttcgtcatcatcatcctcatgcGAGTCCTTAAGAACGACTTCGCCAG GTACAATATGGAAGAGGAGGGCGGCTGCGATGATCTGGATCAGGGAGACAATGGCTGGAAAATCATACACACTGATGTCTTCAGGTTTCCACCTTTCAAAAGCCTGATGTGTGCCGTGTTGGGAGTCGGGGCTCAGTTCCTTACACTTGCCACAG gGATCATCGTCATGGCATTGCTGGGAATGTTTAACGTGCATCGCCATGGCGCCATCAACTCAGCAGCCATCGTCCTGTACGCTCTGACCAGCTGCGTGTCGGGCTACGTCTCATGCAGTTTCTACACACAGATCAACGGCCAGCGTTGGGTGTGGAACATCATCCTCACTTCATCTCTTTTCTCCG CTCCTCTCTTCCTCACGTGGAGCGTAGTGAACTCGATCCACTGGTGGAGCGGCTCCACTCAGGCTCTGCCGGCCACCACCGTGCTCCTCCTGCTGGGTGCCTGGGTGCTAGTAGGCTTCCCCCTCACCGTCATCGGTGGCATCGTGGGAAAGAATAGAGCTGGCAATTTTCAGGCACCATGCCGCACTCGTAACATCGCCCGGCAGATTCCTGCACAGCCCTGGTACAAACACACGGTCGTGCACATGGCCATCGGCGGCTTTCTACCCTTTAG TGCCATCTCAGTGGAGCTGTACTACATCTTTGCCACAGTTTGGGGCAGAGAGCAGTACACCCTCTACGGCATCCTGTTGTGCGTCTTCGCCATCCTCCTCTCAGTTGGCGCCTGCATATCTGTGGCGCTGACCTACTTCCTCCTGTCAGGCGAGGACTACCGCTGGTGGTGGCGGAGCGTGCTGAGCACTGGTTCCACCGGCCTCTTCATCTTCGTCTACTCAGTTTTCTACTATCGGAACCGGTCCTCTATGAGCGGCCTGGTGCAAAGCACAGAGTTCTTCGGCTACTCTCTGCTCACAGCGCTGGTCTTCTCACTGATGCTGGGCAGCGTGTCGTTCTGGGCCTCGCTGGCATTTATTCGCTACATCTACCGTAGCCTCAAGATGGACTAG
- the fen1 gene encoding flap endonuclease 1 yields the protein MGIHGLAKLIADQAPGAIKQQDIKNYFGRKIAIDASMCIYQFLIAVRQDGNVLQNEDGETTSHLMGMFYRTIRMLEHGIKPVYVFDGKPPQLKSAELEKRGERRAEAEKMLAQAQEIGEQENIDKFTKRLVKVTKQHNDECKKLLTMMGVPYIEAPCEAEASCAALVKAGKVFATATEDMDGLTFGTNVLLRHLTASEAKKLPIQEFHFSRILQDIGMSNEQFIDLCILLGCDYCGTIKGIGPKRAIDLIRQHGCIEEILENIDPSKHPAPEDWLYKEARGLFLKPEVVDCSSVELKWTEPDEEGLIEFMCNEKQFSKDRIRNGCKKIVKSRQGSTQGRLDSFFSVTGSLSSKRKEPEVKGSAKKKQKTGATPGKIRKGK from the exons ATGGGAATACACGGACTTGCCAAGCTGATTGCAGATCAGGCCCCTGGTGCCATTAAACAGCAAGACATCAAGAACTACTTTG GCAGGAAAATTGCCATCGATGCCTCCATGTGCATCTACCAGTTTCTGATTGCTGTGCGACAGGATGGCAACGTTCTGCAGAATGAAGATGGAGAGACGACAAG CCACCTGATGGGAATGTTCTACCGGACGATCCGCATGTTGGAACACGGTATCAAACCCGTGTACGTGTTCGACGGCAAACCCCCACAGCTCAAGTCAGCAGAG CTcgagaaaagaggagagaggagagcagaggctGAGAAGATGCTCGCTCAAGCCCAGGAAATAG GGGAACAAGAGAATATTGACAAATTCACCAAGCGTCTGGTTAAAGTCACCAAGCAACATAATGATGAATGCAAGAAGCTGCTGACAATGATGGGAGTGCCTTACATCGAG GCTCCGTGTGAGGCCGAGGCCAGCTGTGCTGCTCTGGTTAAAGCAGGGAAGGTCTTCGCCACGGCAACAGAGGATATGGACGGTTTAACCTTTGGAACAAATGTCCTGCTTAGACATCTCACCGCCAGCGAAGCAAA gAAGCTTCCGATTCAAGAGTTCCACTTCAGTCGCATCCTGCAGGACATCGGCATGTCCAATGAGCAG TTCATAGACTTGTGCATCCTACTTGGCTGTGATTACTGCGGCACCATCAAGGGGATCGGCCCCAAGAGAGCCATTGATCTGATCAGACAGCACGGCTGCATTGAGGAGATCCTGGAAAACATTGACCCCAGC AAACATCCTGCTCCAGAGGACTGGCTGTACAAAGAAGCTAGAGGTTTGTTTTTGAAGCCAGAAGTGGTGGATTGCTCCTCAGTAGAGCTGAAGTGGACCGAGCCGGATGAGGAGGGACTGATTGAGTTTATGTGTAATGAGAAACAGTTCAG TAAGGACAGGATTCGTAACGGCTGTAAGAAGATCGTGAAGAGCAGGCAGGGCAGCACACAAGGACGGCTGGACTCTTTCTTCTCTGTCACTGGATCCTTGTCCTCCAAACGGAAG GAACCTGAGGTAAAAGGATCagcaaagaaaaagcagaaaactggaGCCACACCAGGCAAAATTAGAAAGGGCAAATAG
- the nanog gene encoding homeobox protein NANOG, producing MADWKTQISYNYNPPYHAYAYGLMYQSGSEQNHGNLTGWGEGTFTDLSNYNAGVPPAYYSVATTAKTQDESPPPTPEQNAVNDHCHYQGSGFVYFGESQTGRLLLAGPQRAAYQARENEVGRPGSDSISDTEAHTSPDSWSSSSSSKEGSLPLADPATWVEKDLLEEASNKSPDANRTVSSSLREESQVLATTEGEGTDNDTSAPPLTDPKKQGAAGVNNPKGKVRTAFSESQMNALVQRFSVQRYLTPSEMKSLAELTGLTYKQVKTWFQNRRMKLRRHQKDTTWVSERYSVNKESMYSNMPSHMPPYQEEARPPLREHYNQHMMEAAFKKTAPQNLAFYLAAMGSAAGSPGYPPWSSTSSQAAVPNRPQVTGWSMPPGVSHYDYNPGTFNLAGVNVVNNVGHDPSFDNKDGEPIKGQSTMNTAMVHNASL from the exons ATGGCAGACTGGAAGACGCAGATAAGCTACAACTACAACCCTCCTTACCATGCCTACGCGTACGGCCTAATGTACCAGTCCGGGTCCGAGCAGAACCACGGGAACCTGACCGGCTGGGGCGAAGGCACGTTCACCGACCTGAGTAACTACAACGCTGGGGTACCACCGGCCTACTACTCCGTCGCCACCACCGCCAAGACCCAGGACGAGTCTCCGCCTCCCACCCCGGAGCAGAATGCCGTTAACGACCACTGCCACTACCAGGGCTCCGGGTTTGTTTATTTCGGGGAGTCCCAGACCGGCCGCCTGCTGCTGGCGGGACCCCAGCGGGCTGCGTACCAAGCCCGTGAGAACGAGGTGGGACGGCCCGGGAGCGACTCCATCAGTGATACCGAGGCGCACACTTCACCAG ACTCctggagctccagcagcagcagcaaggagGGGAGCCTCCCCCTGGCAGACCCTGCTACATGGGTCGAGAAAGACCTTCTTGAGGAGGCCAGCAACAAGAGCCCTGATGCCAACAGGACCGTCTCCAGCTCTCTAAGAGAGGAGTCACAAGTGTTGGCCACCACAGAAGGCGAGGGCACCGACAATGacacctctgcaccacctttaaCTGACCCAAAGAAGCAAGGCGCCGCTGGCGTAAACAACCCTAAAGGAAAGGTCCGGACAGCCTTCTCAGAGAGCCAGATGAACGCCCTCGTCCAGCGTTTTAGTGTGCAGAGGTACCTCACCCCGTCTGAGATGAAGAGCCTGGCCGAGCTCACAGGCCTGACCTACAAACAG GTGAAGACTTGGTTTCAGAACCGAAGGATGAAGCTGAGGAGACACCAGAAGGACACCACCTGGGTGTCGGAGCGCTATTCTGTCAACAAGGAAAGCATGTACTCCAACATGCCCTCACACATGCCACCT tatCAGGAAGAGGCGCGCCCCCCGCTGAGGGAGCATTACAACCAGCACATGATGGAGGCGGCCTTCAAGAAGACAGCTCCACAGAACCTGGCCTTCTATCTGGCTGCCATGGGCTCTGCTGCTGGATCTCCTGGGTATCCCCCCTGGTCCTCTACATCATCACAGGCCGCAGTGCCCAACAGGCCCCAGGTGACCGGCTGGTCCATGCCACCAGGTGTCAGTCATTATGACTACAACCCTGGCACGTTCAACCTGGCCGGTGTCAACGTTGTGAACAACGTTGGGCACGACCCAAGCTTTGACAACAAGGATGGAGAGCCTATCAAAGGCCAGAGCACCATGAACACTGCCATGGTACACAATGCCAGCCTGTAG